The following proteins are encoded in a genomic region of Rhizobium sp. ZPR4:
- the iolG gene encoding inositol 2-dehydrogenase has product MAIKLALIGAGRIAKVHSKAIAASPDAELVAVTDALPEAAEALALATGSKATEPDVIAADRNVDAVLICTPTDTHADLIEKFARAGKHVFCEKPVDLDLARAEDVVAIAKNAGIRLMLGSNRRYDPNFAGVRAAINQGRIGDVEMVTITSRDPGAPDIAYASRSGGIFRDMTIHDLDMARFMLGEEPVVVSAHASVLVKPELKDIGDFDSATVILETASGKQAIITNSRRASYGYDQRVEVHGSLGVARAENQLENMVVIGTQEGYSSAPLQNFFMTRYTASYAGEIAEFIAALKENREPATTGRDGVIALKLANACVESVKQGKRIRV; this is encoded by the coding sequence ATGGCCATAAAACTTGCATTGATCGGTGCCGGACGCATCGCAAAAGTCCATTCGAAGGCGATCGCCGCCAGCCCCGACGCCGAACTCGTGGCCGTCACCGACGCGCTGCCCGAGGCGGCCGAGGCTCTGGCGCTTGCGACCGGCAGCAAGGCCACCGAGCCGGACGTCATCGCGGCAGACAGGAATGTCGATGCCGTTCTCATCTGCACACCGACTGATACGCATGCCGACCTTATTGAAAAATTCGCGCGCGCTGGAAAGCACGTCTTCTGCGAGAAGCCGGTCGATCTTGATCTGGCGCGCGCCGAGGACGTCGTCGCGATCGCCAAAAACGCCGGCATCCGTCTCATGCTGGGCTCCAATCGCCGCTACGATCCCAATTTTGCCGGTGTCCGCGCCGCGATCAATCAGGGCCGCATCGGCGACGTCGAGATGGTGACGATCACCTCGCGGGATCCCGGCGCGCCGGATATCGCCTATGCGTCGCGTTCCGGCGGTATCTTCCGCGACATGACGATCCACGATCTGGACATGGCTCGCTTCATGCTGGGCGAGGAGCCGGTGGTCGTGTCCGCGCACGCCTCGGTGCTGGTCAAACCGGAACTGAAGGACATCGGCGACTTCGACAGCGCGACCGTTATCCTCGAAACGGCCTCCGGCAAGCAGGCGATCATCACCAACTCCAGGCGCGCGTCCTATGGCTATGACCAGCGCGTCGAGGTTCACGGGTCGTTGGGCGTCGCCCGCGCCGAAAACCAGCTCGAGAACATGGTGGTGATCGGGACACAGGAAGGATATTCGAGCGCCCCGCTGCAGAACTTCTTCATGACCCGCTACACCGCCTCCTATGCAGGCGAGATCGCCGAATTCATCGCTGCCTTGAAGGAAAATCGCGAACCTGCAACGACGGGGCGAGACGGCGTGATCGCGCTGAAGCTCGCTAATGCCTGCGTCGAATCTGTCAAGCAGGGAAAACGTATTCGAGTCTAG
- a CDS encoding Gfo/Idh/MocA family oxidoreductase produces MSENIAPVRWGILGAARIADGAIIPGMANSRYCDPVAIGARSKERAQAMADKHGIARAYGSYEEVLLDPAVEAVYIALPNHLHVEWTRKAADAGKHVLCEKPAAMNAGELAQLKGLDPKLKISEAFMVRQQPRWIKLREILRSGEFGRPMSFSSLLSFMMTNEQDFRQKPEFGGGAYYDLGCYTAMAARYVFGAEPKRVFAAVERNTGGIDMFTSVIQDFGDGRHATFMVSLAEASCQSIQIVCERAFIQLPQAYVPSRVNPNTIAIDTSADHANSNIHTLEFPPLDQYEEEVTNFSKAIRGADVPYFDMNDARANAAVADAVFASGKSGTWIDVGGN; encoded by the coding sequence ATGAGCGAGAATATTGCCCCGGTCCGCTGGGGTATCCTGGGTGCTGCGCGGATTGCCGACGGCGCCATCATCCCCGGGATGGCCAACAGCAGATATTGCGACCCTGTCGCGATCGGTGCGCGGAGCAAGGAGCGTGCGCAGGCGATGGCCGACAAGCACGGCATCGCCCGTGCCTATGGCAGCTATGAGGAGGTCCTTCTCGATCCGGCGGTCGAGGCCGTCTACATCGCGCTCCCCAATCATCTTCATGTCGAATGGACCCGCAAGGCGGCGGACGCCGGCAAGCATGTCCTGTGCGAGAAGCCTGCAGCCATGAACGCCGGCGAGCTGGCGCAGCTCAAGGGGTTGGACCCGAAGCTCAAGATTTCCGAAGCCTTCATGGTCCGCCAGCAGCCACGCTGGATCAAGCTGCGCGAGATCCTGCGAAGCGGTGAATTTGGGCGGCCGATGTCGTTCTCGTCGCTCCTGTCGTTCATGATGACCAACGAACAGGATTTTCGCCAGAAGCCCGAGTTCGGCGGCGGCGCCTATTACGACCTTGGCTGCTATACCGCGATGGCAGCACGTTACGTGTTCGGCGCCGAACCGAAGCGCGTGTTTGCGGCCGTCGAGCGCAACACCGGCGGGATCGACATGTTCACCTCGGTCATCCAGGACTTCGGCGATGGCCGGCATGCGACCTTCATGGTCTCGCTGGCCGAGGCATCCTGCCAGTCGATCCAGATCGTCTGTGAACGCGCCTTCATCCAGTTGCCGCAGGCCTATGTGCCCTCACGGGTGAACCCGAACACGATCGCGATCGACACCTCGGCGGATCATGCGAATTCGAACATTCATACGCTCGAATTCCCGCCTCTCGACCAGTACGAGGAGGAGGTCACGAACTTCTCGAAGGCGATCCGCGGCGCGGATGTCCCCTATTTCGACATGAATGATGCACGTGCCAATGCAGCTGTCGCAGATGCGGTCTTTGCCTCCGGAAAGAGCGGGACCTGGATTGACGTTGGAGGAAACTGA
- a CDS encoding LacI family DNA-binding transcriptional regulator, producing MKTTRLRGRPTLFDVAKQAGVGSATVDRVLNERSNVSEDVSKRVLQAARDLGLRRMLPHSHRRMIRLDVVLARPELPLIGRLGYEFRRLSSALDRSIIIHRTILDDERPETLARALTKTTCDAVVSYMPDHPVVHAAVEDLSSRGVPLVTVVSDVPGSTRIGYAGIDHIKAGRSAGYFITRMGREPGKIVILCNSLGFQSHSDRISGFTRYLEEKAPQWTLACIVEGGDDRNRSELELRQAFKAFPQAVAIYNVGAANIGVARAIRADILLQRPIFVGHELTRKTAAFLREGIMSLTIDQSPELQVRAAVSLVMRHFEALGFDGVSFPLDAEVPFILYGPENLPNTLPF from the coding sequence ATGAAAACGACGCGGCTGCGAGGTCGGCCGACCCTTTTTGATGTTGCCAAGCAAGCAGGCGTCGGTTCGGCGACCGTTGATCGCGTGCTGAATGAACGCAGCAATGTCAGCGAGGACGTCAGCAAAAGGGTTCTGCAAGCTGCCAGGGACCTTGGCCTGCGCCGCATGCTGCCTCACTCGCATCGACGCATGATCCGCCTCGACGTCGTTCTTGCCCGGCCGGAGCTGCCCCTGATCGGCAGGCTCGGCTATGAGTTCAGGCGCCTGTCGAGTGCGCTCGACCGGTCGATCATCATTCATCGGACGATCCTGGACGACGAGCGCCCGGAGACGCTTGCCAGGGCTTTGACGAAGACAACGTGCGACGCCGTCGTTTCCTACATGCCGGACCATCCGGTGGTTCATGCGGCTGTGGAGGATTTGAGCTCGAGAGGCGTTCCTCTGGTGACGGTCGTCTCGGATGTGCCCGGGTCCACGCGGATCGGCTATGCCGGGATCGATCACATCAAGGCCGGCCGGTCGGCCGGCTACTTCATAACGAGGATGGGGCGAGAGCCGGGCAAGATCGTCATTCTCTGCAATAGTTTGGGTTTTCAATCCCACTCAGACCGGATCAGCGGCTTCACCCGATACTTGGAAGAGAAGGCGCCGCAGTGGACGCTCGCCTGTATCGTTGAAGGTGGCGACGATCGAAATCGATCCGAGCTGGAACTGCGTCAGGCCTTCAAGGCATTTCCGCAAGCCGTGGCCATCTACAATGTAGGGGCTGCAAACATCGGGGTTGCCCGGGCTATCCGGGCGGACATTTTGCTGCAGAGGCCGATCTTCGTCGGCCATGAATTGACGCGCAAAACGGCCGCCTTTCTCCGGGAAGGGATCATGTCCCTGACGATCGATCAGAGCCCGGAGCTTCAGGTCAGGGCGGCCGTCAGCCTCGTCATGCGCCACTTCGAGGCACTGGGCTTTGACGGCGTATCCTTCCCACTCGATGCCGAAGTGCCGTTCATTCTCTATGGTCCGGAAAACCTTCCAAACACGCTTCCATTCTGA
- a CDS encoding ATP-binding cassette domain-containing protein — MATPILSLRNVNKSFGPIEVLNDISIDIKAGEVLCLLGDNGAGKSTLIRILSGVHQPSSGTILFEGKPTTFPTPKVAAEQGIATVHQFGGTFPLMSIGRSFFVGVEPTKGWGPFKIFDRKKANEIAVRAVRDFGITRIDDGDRLVGGLSGGERQSLAIARAVHFGAKVLILDEPTAALGVKQATHVLRIVNEAKRRGLAVVFITHQVMHAMAVGDHFAVLIRGAVADDFRKGERSREQITDLMAGGETMADLEAQIEGTNQSQDRTSMVV, encoded by the coding sequence ATGGCCACGCCCATTCTATCCTTGCGGAATGTCAATAAAAGCTTCGGCCCGATCGAGGTTTTGAACGATATATCCATCGACATCAAGGCTGGAGAAGTTCTTTGCCTGCTCGGCGATAATGGTGCCGGTAAATCGACCTTGATCAGAATCCTTTCCGGCGTGCACCAGCCCAGTTCGGGTACCATTCTATTCGAGGGCAAGCCCACGACATTTCCCACGCCGAAAGTCGCCGCGGAACAAGGGATTGCAACGGTGCACCAGTTTGGCGGCACCTTCCCGCTGATGTCGATCGGTCGAAGCTTCTTTGTTGGCGTCGAGCCGACAAAGGGGTGGGGGCCTTTCAAGATATTCGATCGCAAGAAGGCAAATGAGATCGCGGTTCGCGCGGTTCGCGACTTCGGCATTACCAGGATCGATGATGGCGACCGGCTGGTCGGCGGCCTTTCGGGCGGCGAGCGGCAGTCATTGGCGATTGCTCGCGCCGTACACTTTGGCGCGAAAGTCCTGATTCTCGACGAGCCGACGGCAGCTCTTGGCGTCAAGCAGGCGACGCATGTTCTGCGGATCGTCAACGAGGCGAAGCGTCGTGGCCTGGCGGTCGTGTTCATTACCCACCAGGTCATGCACGCAATGGCCGTCGGCGATCATTTCGCCGTGCTGATCCGCGGTGCTGTGGCGGACGACTTCCGCAAGGGCGAGAGAAGCCGCGAACAGATCACCGATCTGATGGCCGGCGGAGAAACGATGGCGGACCTGGAGGCTCAGATCGAGGGAACTAATCAGAGCCAGGATCGAACCTCCATGGTGGTGTGA
- a CDS encoding Gfo/Idh/MocA family oxidoreductase, which translates to MSNGIGIVGAGMIGAAHAFGYRNHLSRFASRLEGLNLSVVADPNAALARQLAESFGFSRTVSDWKEVISDPQVGIISVALPNFLHVEAVEAALAAGKHVLCEKPLALSASEARGLYEKSKSSKACAATVFNYRRIPAVTEIRDMISAGELGEIVNILVQFQCEYAADPKLPHSWRYERHRAGPGALLDIGTHAIDTARFLCGEVLEVAGAVSTISIKERFLPASATVGHSRVELSSDRRPVDNDDVMSALLRFDNGAQGLFSSSRVAIGMGNTLSFEVFGTKATARFSTQSINQYQIARFDGTGQTPFATVFNRPSSPNVGSMLPVPFDGVAVGYAEVFGFMIHDFLAAIAQARPISDGTLLDGLRAAEVLDAIQASADGGSSVRVNRSPV; encoded by the coding sequence GTGAGCAACGGAATTGGAATCGTCGGCGCCGGCATGATCGGTGCCGCGCACGCGTTCGGCTATCGGAATCATTTGTCGCGATTTGCATCGCGCCTGGAGGGCCTCAACCTGTCCGTGGTTGCAGATCCGAATGCAGCCCTTGCTCGACAGCTGGCAGAGAGCTTTGGCTTTTCTCGGACGGTCTCCGACTGGAAGGAGGTCATCTCGGACCCGCAGGTCGGCATCATCAGCGTTGCATTGCCCAATTTTCTCCATGTCGAAGCGGTCGAAGCAGCCCTTGCCGCGGGCAAGCATGTTCTTTGCGAAAAGCCCCTCGCCTTGTCCGCGTCCGAGGCACGCGGACTGTACGAGAAGAGCAAGAGTTCGAAGGCTTGCGCCGCAACAGTCTTCAATTATCGCCGCATTCCGGCCGTCACCGAAATCCGCGACATGATCTCGGCAGGCGAACTTGGTGAGATCGTCAATATCCTCGTTCAATTCCAGTGCGAATACGCGGCGGACCCCAAGCTTCCCCATTCCTGGCGATATGAGCGCCATCGGGCCGGACCGGGGGCACTGCTCGATATCGGCACCCACGCGATCGACACTGCCCGCTTTCTCTGTGGCGAGGTTCTGGAAGTCGCCGGTGCCGTATCGACCATTTCGATCAAGGAGCGGTTCCTGCCCGCCTCCGCAACCGTCGGGCACAGCAGGGTCGAGCTGAGTTCGGACCGCCGCCCCGTCGACAATGACGACGTCATGTCCGCGCTGCTGCGCTTCGACAACGGCGCTCAGGGTCTGTTCTCGTCCAGTCGGGTTGCCATCGGCATGGGCAACACGCTTTCCTTCGAGGTTTTTGGAACGAAAGCGACCGCGCGCTTCTCGACGCAATCGATCAACCAGTACCAGATCGCGCGCTTCGACGGCACCGGCCAGACGCCCTTCGCAACCGTTTTCAACCGCCCATCCTCGCCGAATGTCGGATCGATGCTGCCGGTCCCGTTCGACGGCGTCGCGGTCGGATATGCAGAGGTCTTCGGGTTTATGATCCACGACTTTCTCGCGGCGATCGCGCAAGCCCGTCCGATCTCCGACGGGACGCTGCTTGACGGCCTTCGCGCCGCCGAAGTGCTGGATGCGATACAGGCGTCAGCAGACGGCGGCTCTTCGGTGAGGGTGAACCGGTCTCCGGTCTGA
- a CDS encoding ABC transporter permease: MEKLSIDNLLRRPEMGAFLGVVFVAVFFTVFGGVLFLSPNGIASWLNVAANLGIIAVPIGFLMIAGELDISIGAMVPASSMCIAIVSGYYGLPIAVGIVVTLAFGALIGLINGLMVIRTAVPSLIVTMGTLFAVAGLMLFLSIVLTKTTSLSMMSPSWAKAIFGSYIGSGFQVMIVWWLLLMVVYFFFLHLSPWGNWVFALGGDRISARNAGIPTSKLTVGLFILSSLSAAFVGMCQTIMYSSAQVSTGQSFIFNTIISVVVGGVLLTGGFGSVIGIFFGTITFAIVNQGIFYTGFDRNLSSLIIGVMLLIAVLMNNTFRHMALNHTTKKKGAK; the protein is encoded by the coding sequence ATGGAAAAACTATCTATCGACAATCTCTTGAGACGGCCGGAGATGGGCGCCTTTCTCGGCGTGGTGTTTGTCGCGGTGTTCTTCACCGTTTTCGGCGGCGTATTGTTCCTGTCGCCGAACGGCATCGCAAGCTGGCTCAACGTTGCAGCGAACCTGGGCATCATCGCCGTCCCCATCGGCTTCCTGATGATTGCCGGCGAACTGGACATTTCGATCGGCGCGATGGTGCCGGCATCGTCGATGTGCATTGCGATCGTATCCGGCTATTACGGTCTGCCCATCGCCGTCGGCATTGTCGTGACGCTCGCCTTCGGCGCGCTCATCGGGCTCATCAACGGGTTAATGGTCATCCGCACCGCGGTGCCCTCCCTGATCGTCACGATGGGCACGCTGTTTGCCGTTGCCGGACTGATGCTGTTCCTGTCGATTGTCCTGACGAAGACGACGTCACTGTCCATGATGTCACCGAGCTGGGCGAAGGCGATCTTCGGCAGCTACATCGGTAGCGGGTTTCAGGTGATGATCGTCTGGTGGCTTCTGCTCATGGTGGTTTATTTCTTCTTCTTGCATCTTTCGCCCTGGGGCAATTGGGTCTTTGCCCTTGGAGGCGACCGGATTTCCGCCCGCAATGCCGGCATACCAACGAGCAAGCTGACGGTAGGTCTCTTCATCCTGTCGTCGCTCTCTGCCGCTTTCGTCGGCATGTGTCAGACGATTATGTATAGCTCCGCTCAGGTGTCGACCGGCCAGTCGTTTATCTTCAATACCATCATTTCGGTCGTCGTTGGCGGCGTCCTTCTGACCGGAGGGTTTGGTTCGGTCATCGGAATTTTCTTTGGCACGATTACCTTCGCGATCGTCAATCAGGGCATCTTCTACACCGGCTTCGATCGCAATTTATCCAGCCTAATCATCGGTGTGATGCTGCTCATCGCCGTCCTGATGAACAACACTTTCCGTCATATGGCTCTCAACCACACGACCAAGAAGAAGGGAGCGAAGTAA
- a CDS encoding LacI family DNA-binding transcriptional regulator encodes MSKMPTKLTLMDIANKAGVSRSLASLALRGDPGVHPDKRARILKIAEELNYTPDLSARRLASGGTRTIGVLLSDILNPFTAAVAKSIDALAREKGFEVLLSLEGHSDPAAEKAIQSLVAQRVAGLILIGSPESTAAIERIGRHLPVVYFGRHLSNERIDSVSNDDHLGASLIVRHLIELGHRNIVHIDGGPYAGSQRRREAYCSAMEAEGLSPKVYSGRHTLDGGVEAMDAILAQTPRPTAIFASNDLEALGVLSRLLKEGISVPEDVAVVGYDDIPFAESETMSLTTIRQPIHYMASQSLDILLSRMQKPDEPAMHVLIAPSLVIRRTTVQSQTQEEPTKVHSKRH; translated from the coding sequence ATGAGCAAGATGCCGACGAAACTGACCCTGATGGACATCGCAAATAAAGCCGGCGTTTCACGGTCGCTCGCATCGCTCGCTCTGCGCGGTGATCCAGGCGTGCATCCCGACAAACGCGCCCGGATCCTGAAGATCGCCGAGGAACTGAATTACACGCCCGATCTTTCGGCGCGCAGGCTCGCAAGCGGCGGCACACGCACCATTGGCGTGCTTCTGTCCGATATCTTGAACCCCTTCACTGCAGCCGTAGCGAAAAGCATCGATGCCTTGGCGCGAGAAAAAGGGTTCGAAGTGCTTCTCTCTTTGGAAGGTCACTCGGACCCGGCAGCCGAAAAGGCAATCCAGTCCCTCGTCGCCCAGCGCGTCGCCGGTCTGATTCTGATCGGCTCGCCAGAATCCACCGCAGCAATCGAGCGCATCGGCCGCCATCTGCCCGTCGTCTACTTCGGACGTCATCTTTCCAACGAGCGGATCGACAGCGTCAGCAATGACGACCATCTCGGGGCTTCCCTCATCGTTCGCCATCTGATCGAGCTTGGGCACCGCAACATCGTCCACATCGACGGCGGCCCCTATGCCGGCTCACAGAGGCGACGCGAGGCCTATTGTTCCGCCATGGAGGCGGAAGGGCTCTCACCCAAGGTCTACTCCGGACGCCATACGCTTGACGGCGGCGTCGAGGCGATGGATGCCATTCTTGCCCAAACACCGCGCCCGACCGCCATCTTCGCCTCCAACGATCTGGAAGCGCTCGGGGTCCTCAGTCGTCTGCTGAAAGAAGGCATCAGTGTTCCGGAGGACGTCGCGGTCGTCGGATATGACGACATCCCATTCGCCGAATCCGAGACAATGTCGCTGACCACCATCCGCCAGCCGATTCACTATATGGCCAGCCAGAGCCTCGACATTCTCCTATCCCGCATGCAGAAACCCGACGAGCCGGCGATGCATGTGCTGATCGCCCCATCGCTGGTCATCAGGCGCACGACAGTCCAGTCTCAGACGCAAGAGGAACCGACGAAAGTGCACTCCAAAAGGCACTAG
- a CDS encoding sugar phosphate isomerase/epimerase — translation MKIGLNTDGFGAFDLDQCLDKVAALGLSCVEFGMGGWSSAPHLKIDALLASSSQRDQLAGKLRERGLEISALNCSGNQLHPGPVGPDDTDLAYKTLELAKLLGVRRVVMMSGLPGAPGDSHPNWITSSWPLEAMEILEWQWSERVIPWWKQFASKAEAAGIRLCVEQHGRQVVYNTESFFRLRDAVGPTVGVNFDPSHLIWMGGDPVSAIQALGECIYHVHGKDSRIEPAARVNGLLDTKHVTPVHPRYWNFVSLGHGSSVRAWLDIVRALRAVGYDDVISIENEDYSMAAEDAVATSAATLRFGIEQSARQAT, via the coding sequence ATGAAAATTGGCTTGAATACCGATGGCTTCGGCGCCTTCGATCTCGACCAGTGCCTGGACAAGGTCGCAGCGCTTGGGTTGAGTTGCGTCGAGTTTGGCATGGGGGGCTGGTCGAGCGCGCCGCATCTCAAAATTGATGCATTGCTGGCAAGTTCCTCGCAACGCGATCAATTGGCTGGCAAGCTGCGCGAGCGCGGACTGGAAATCTCGGCCCTCAACTGCTCCGGCAACCAGCTCCACCCTGGCCCGGTCGGCCCGGACGACACGGACCTTGCCTACAAGACGCTGGAACTGGCAAAGCTTCTCGGTGTGCGGCGGGTCGTGATGATGTCTGGGCTTCCCGGTGCCCCCGGCGACAGTCACCCCAACTGGATTACCTCCTCCTGGCCTCTTGAGGCCATGGAGATCCTCGAATGGCAGTGGAGCGAGAGAGTGATCCCATGGTGGAAACAATTCGCCTCCAAGGCCGAGGCAGCCGGCATTCGTCTTTGCGTGGAGCAGCACGGCCGGCAGGTCGTCTATAACACGGAAAGCTTCTTCCGGTTGAGAGACGCCGTCGGCCCGACAGTCGGCGTAAACTTCGATCCCTCGCATCTGATCTGGATGGGCGGCGACCCCGTAAGTGCCATCCAGGCTCTGGGCGAATGCATTTATCATGTCCACGGCAAGGATTCTCGAATAGAGCCGGCCGCAAGGGTAAACGGACTGCTTGATACCAAGCACGTGACGCCGGTCCATCCGCGCTACTGGAACTTTGTATCCCTTGGCCATGGCAGCTCGGTCCGCGCCTGGCTGGACATCGTTCGCGCGCTGCGCGCCGTCGGCTACGACGACGTCATTTCCATCGAGAACGAGGATTATTCCATGGCTGCCGAGGATGCGGTCGCAACGTCCGCCGCAACGTTGCGCTTCGGCATCGAGCAGAGCGCCAGGCAAGCCACGTGA
- a CDS encoding substrate-binding domain-containing protein has protein sequence MKLKTLTKVMLAAAAFALAAGQSHAANIAVIAGSAQDAFFNAVKKGVDDATTVVKAHGGSVSYMTVPNYDNFGPDLVGLINTAISQNVQGIAIPIWVPEAQIPALKEAAKKGIKIMLYNTRTGDKSQDAIGLNYFGTDEAVAGNAGGAYLAKQGAKKILCVIQVPGAVNLETRCKGVGDGAKAGGAEVEPLRLPSSVQSDMAGTAEAIKAELLKDPSIDAVMTLGAQTADAAAMGIQQAGVGDKVKLGTFDLSASVLDRIKSGQQLMAIDQQPYLQSFFATTALAANIDYGMEIPTNPVLTGPAIVDTSNISAALNGVQNGVR, from the coding sequence ATGAAATTGAAAACTCTTACAAAAGTGATGCTCGCGGCGGCGGCATTCGCGCTTGCTGCCGGGCAGTCGCATGCTGCGAATATCGCTGTGATCGCCGGCTCCGCGCAGGATGCCTTCTTCAATGCCGTCAAGAAGGGCGTGGATGATGCCACGACGGTCGTGAAGGCGCACGGTGGCTCCGTTAGCTATATGACTGTTCCCAATTACGATAATTTCGGGCCGGACCTCGTCGGCCTGATCAATACGGCGATCAGCCAGAACGTCCAGGGCATCGCAATTCCTATCTGGGTGCCCGAAGCGCAGATTCCCGCCCTTAAGGAGGCTGCAAAGAAGGGCATCAAGATCATGCTCTACAACACTCGTACGGGCGACAAGAGCCAGGACGCCATCGGTCTGAATTATTTTGGCACGGATGAGGCCGTAGCGGGGAATGCGGGTGGTGCTTACCTGGCAAAGCAGGGCGCCAAGAAGATTCTCTGCGTTATCCAGGTCCCAGGTGCAGTCAATCTGGAAACACGTTGCAAGGGGGTGGGTGATGGCGCCAAGGCCGGCGGTGCGGAAGTCGAGCCATTGAGACTGCCCTCGAGCGTCCAGTCCGATATGGCGGGTACGGCAGAGGCCATCAAGGCCGAGCTGCTGAAGGATCCGTCGATCGACGCCGTCATGACCCTTGGTGCACAGACCGCCGACGCTGCTGCAATGGGCATCCAGCAAGCGGGCGTTGGTGACAAGGTCAAGCTTGGCACCTTCGATCTAAGCGCATCCGTACTCGATCGCATCAAGAGCGGTCAGCAACTGATGGCCATCGATCAGCAGCCATATCTGCAGTCTTTCTTCGCCACGACCGCGCTTGCCGCCAACATCGACTACGGGATGGAGATACCGACGAATCCGGTGCTGACCGGTCCGGCGATCGTCGATACGTCCAACATTAGCGCAGCTCTGAATGGGGTTCAGAACGGCGTTCGTTAA
- a CDS encoding AraC family transcriptional regulator, whose translation MLDHSSRPLSPPNIPMDALSEVLQDFRLSGVSYGRCELRHPWSIAFPQQQLLRFHFVSQGPCWIHIEAQGWQELNAGDLVLLPQGIAHRLASAPDVEGDSRKSCHITSLGSNICDVVRDGTGATSTLFCGSMALGAHALNPLIALMPPIIRGCDVAGNDPIVGPLLAAMSAEATQPQMGSATVLSRMADLLAARLIRCWVNCSGASTTGWLAAIRDPHVGRVLVAMHRDPGRNWTLESLAGVAGQSRSIFAERFNAMLGEGAAHYLARLRMQLARELLGQNGMSVAEVASRLGYESEASFARAFKRITSVSPGVVRRTSSGRIDMDLGF comes from the coding sequence ATGCTTGATCATTCGTCTCGACCCTTGTCGCCGCCAAATATCCCAATGGATGCCTTAAGCGAAGTCCTGCAAGACTTTCGCCTGAGTGGAGTGAGCTATGGACGCTGCGAACTCAGACATCCGTGGAGCATCGCCTTTCCGCAACAGCAGCTGCTTCGCTTTCATTTTGTCAGCCAGGGGCCGTGTTGGATCCATATCGAAGCTCAGGGATGGCAGGAATTGAACGCTGGCGATCTGGTTCTATTGCCGCAAGGCATCGCGCATCGGTTGGCCAGCGCGCCAGATGTTGAGGGGGACTCGCGCAAGAGTTGCCATATAACGAGTTTGGGAAGCAATATTTGTGACGTGGTGCGGGACGGAACGGGTGCGACTAGCACCCTCTTCTGCGGCTCCATGGCTTTGGGGGCGCATGCGCTTAACCCTTTGATCGCCTTGATGCCGCCAATCATCAGGGGCTGCGATGTCGCCGGCAATGATCCGATCGTCGGCCCGTTGCTGGCGGCCATGTCGGCGGAGGCGACACAGCCCCAGATGGGAAGCGCGACTGTCTTGTCGCGTATGGCGGACTTGCTCGCAGCGCGGCTCATCCGCTGCTGGGTCAATTGCAGCGGGGCCTCGACCACCGGCTGGCTCGCTGCCATCCGGGATCCTCACGTTGGTCGTGTGTTGGTGGCCATGCATCGAGATCCTGGCCGCAACTGGACCTTAGAAAGCCTCGCCGGCGTTGCAGGCCAGTCGCGCTCGATCTTCGCCGAGCGCTTCAATGCTATGTTGGGAGAAGGTGCCGCCCATTATCTCGCTCGTTTGCGGATGCAGCTTGCCCGCGAATTGTTGGGGCAAAACGGCATGTCGGTTGCCGAGGTTGCTTCCCGGCTGGGCTATGAATCCGAAGCATCCTTCGCTCGCGCCTTCAAGCGCATCACCAGCGTCTCACCGGGCGTTGTGCGACGCACAAGTTCCGGACGAATAGACATGGATTTAGGATTTTAA